The following proteins come from a genomic window of Natronosalvus vescus:
- a CDS encoding riboflavin synthase, whose product MFTGIVEETGDLVGREATAEGLRLRIGADSVASDLAHGQSISVSGACLTVERFEPGAWFEVFLASETVERTYLDTLEEDDTVNLERAMPADGRFDGHVVQGHVDAVATVTEIESVGDDWFFEFDLPERYDRYVVEKGSITLDGISLTVAELTESGRVTVAIIPTTYELTTLSEKSVGDPVHLEVDVLAKYVERLLEGHLETGDGLEAAR is encoded by the coding sequence ATGTTTACCGGTATCGTCGAAGAGACGGGCGACCTCGTCGGACGGGAAGCGACAGCCGAGGGGCTCAGACTCCGAATCGGGGCCGACTCGGTGGCGAGCGACCTGGCCCACGGCCAGTCGATCAGCGTCAGCGGGGCCTGTCTGACCGTCGAGCGATTCGAACCCGGGGCGTGGTTCGAGGTGTTCCTCGCGAGCGAGACCGTCGAGCGAACCTACCTCGACACGCTCGAGGAGGACGACACCGTCAACCTCGAGCGCGCAATGCCGGCGGACGGACGCTTCGACGGCCACGTCGTCCAGGGACACGTCGACGCCGTGGCGACCGTGACCGAAATCGAATCGGTCGGTGACGACTGGTTTTTCGAGTTCGACCTGCCAGAGCGGTATGATCGATACGTCGTCGAAAAGGGCTCGATTACCCTCGACGGGATCAGTCTCACCGTCGCAGAGTTGACCGAGAGCGGGCGCGTGACCGTCGCCATCATTCCAACAACCTACGAGTTGACCACGCTCTCGGAGAAATCGGTCGGCGACCCGGTTCACCTCGAAGTCGACGTCCTCGCGAAGTACGTCGAACGACTGCTCGAGGGCCATCTCGAGACGGGAGACGGACTCGAGGCGGCGCGGTAA
- a CDS encoding DUF7533 family protein, whose translation MAGLFDTIKLVGVLIFAIPAALAGLEMVATGSRPYIGSALIVCAVVLVLVQRRLTTPGDVPGLLAKKVTGSAARTPEREEE comes from the coding sequence ATGGCAGGGCTCTTCGATACGATCAAACTGGTCGGTGTCCTCATCTTTGCGATCCCAGCCGCGCTGGCGGGTCTCGAGATGGTCGCTACCGGTTCGCGGCCGTACATCGGCAGTGCGCTCATCGTCTGCGCCGTGGTGCTCGTGCTCGTCCAGCGACGGCTCACGACCCCCGGCGACGTGCCTGGACTCCTCGCAAAGAAAGTGACCGGTTCGGCCGCTCGGACGCCCGAACGCGAGGAGGAGTGA